The genomic DNA ACAAAAAGTATAAATTTAATTTTTATCAGAATCAAAAGAATTAATTAATATCCCTTAATAAAAAACTTGTTATTAATTTCCCTGACAAGATCAGCTTCTTTAAGTTTGTTAAAATACTGCCAGACAGAATTTTTGTGTTTAAAATTAAACTCTGTTGCAATCTTTTCAAAGCTGGGAAGTGGTTCTTTGCCGTATAATTCTTTTAATTTCTCAAAGAATATTTTTTGTTTTTCTGTAAGCATATTATCATTATAGACAGTTGTCTATAAATGTCAAATAAAATTTTCATCAGGATATGAAATAGCTTGCCATAATACATTATATTTGTTTAAAATCATATCGTAGATTGCATAAATAAAAAGTTGTGAGCATTTAAAAGAAATGGCAAAAATCAAAAAGCAGACAATAAGTTTTACGCAACAAGATGTTAAAGCCAGAGAAAACAGTTTTGCCCTGACCGGATATGAGAGAGTCACAACTTTTAATTTTAATGAAGAAGATAAAGAAGCGAGTATCTACACATATAATAAAGCTTTGATAAGTAAGCTGGATAAGTATTGCCAAGAATTCCCCCAATTATATAAATTAACAAAAACCGATAAATACGGAAAATATATTTCTAAAACTTATACTGTTCCAAAAGAAATGATTTCTGTAAGATTTCCAACAGCTCTGCCCGAAAAACAAAGCAACGTTTTAAATAATATGGCAAAGAAAAGAATCGAGTCTGAGGCTCTAAAGCAGCATAGTTCAATGCAATTAAGTCTGTTAAATATTAATTAATTTACTATTGTTGCCATTTCGAAGAGTTTACTTTAAATCCATTTTTTCTTAATAAAAAATATTACCATTAAAAGCCCTACAAAAAACATAGAAAAGATTGTTATATAAAAACCTGCCGGATGTTCTAACGGAGGCATTTTATGAAAATTCATCCCGAAGATTCCTGCTATAACGCTTGCAGGAAGTAAAACAGCAGAAATTATCGTAAGAAATTTTATAAGGTCATTTAGTTTTTGGGTTGATAAGTTCATCTGAATAAGAAAAAGATTTGAAATAGTGCTGCTTTGTTTATCAATTTTATCAAGGATTTTATTCAGGTGGTCATAAATATCCTTAAAAAAGATATTTTCCTCTTCATTTACTATTGAATAAAATCCTTTGCTCGCATTCAAAAACACACCTTCTTCCGCAACAACAATACTTCTTATTTCAGTTAAAAGCTCTTTTATAGAGTTTAATCCTATTATTATCTTTGGTTGGTTTGGGGCTTTAAAGAGTTTGTTGCCCATTTTATCGATTTTTATATCTAAATTTTCAACAACTGACTGGTAACCATCGATTATGTGGTCAATTACTGTGTGAAAAAGCATTGAAGAATTTTTGTGTATATGGTTTATTTTGGATTTAAAAGTATTTTTTACTGTGTCCACTTCTTCAATAAGTGTATGTCTGTATGTAAGCACGTAATTTTTACCGATAGCAATGTCGATTTCATCAAATTTGACTTCTTCCCCGTTTAAGTTCTTTATAGCGTAAACTATTGAAAAACTGTAATCCTGAAACTCTTCAAATTTCGGGTTTTGTCCTGATATTGTGCAATCTTCAATATTTAACGGATGAATTTTAAGGACATTTTGAAGAAGGTCTTTAATTTCCTGAGACGGATAAATATCAGGAGCATACTCAATGTCAACCCATATAAGGTTTTCAGGATTACCAACAGAGGCGGAAACTTCATCTATTTGGATATTTTTAACTTCCTGAAGATTTCTGTTAAAAAGCAATATATCAATCATTTTTAATTATTTCTCCAAAACAGTTAACACACTATTTTTAAATATTAAATCAAAAAGTCTAAAACGAGAAACATTTCATATAATATAATTCTGTAAAATTGCTAATTTTTAAGTAGGTTCAAAAAAGCAAAAGATAGAAAATGTGTATTGAATTTTTGCTTAAAAAAATTGCACTTAAATTTTTCTTCAATTCGTAAAAAAAGGATATATTCTAAAAAACTATCATTTTACAAAATCAGAAATGCCAATTTGATAGAAGAAATTTTAAGCGAATAAAGTTTGGCTTGAAATCAAAAATGATATAACAGGTGTTTTAAATTGAAAGTTACATAACAAATCTTATCAGCATAATTTCAAAATGCGATTTTATAGCTGGATAAACTTACGTCTTTAAAAATATATTCTATTGTAAAGAACTGTTTCAAAACATTATTTAAATAAAAAGTCTGCATTTATAGCTTAAAAAACATATTTTTGTTTAATATTTTTATAATTATTGTTTATATGCTCATTAAATTATAAATACAAGCTGGTAATATTTTTA from bacterium includes the following:
- a CDS encoding magnesium transporter CorA family protein; translation: MIDILLFNRNLQEVKNIQIDEVSASVGNPENLIWVDIEYAPDIYPSQEIKDLLQNVLKIHPLNIEDCTISGQNPKFEEFQDYSFSIVYAIKNLNGEEVKFDEIDIAIGKNYVLTYRHTLIEEVDTVKNTFKSKINHIHKNSSMLFHTVIDHIIDGYQSVVENLDIKIDKMGNKLFKAPNQPKIIIGLNSIKELLTEIRSIVVAEEGVFLNASKGFYSIVNEEENIFFKDIYDHLNKILDKIDKQSSTISNLFLIQMNLSTQKLNDLIKFLTIISAVLLPASVIAGIFGMNFHKMPPLEHPAGFYITIFSMFFVGLLMVIFFIKKKWI